One window of the Shewanella maritima genome contains the following:
- a CDS encoding L,D-transpeptidase family protein, producing the protein MQLVSNNQVVREYSISLGGQPQGHKQQEGDQRTPEGSYILDYKKEDSSYYRSMHVSYPNASDKARAKALGVSPGGFIMVHGQRNYLGWLAPIMQQFDWTDGCIALTNAEMDEFMALVSVGTEVQIQW; encoded by the coding sequence ATGCAACTAGTCTCAAACAATCAAGTCGTACGTGAGTACAGTATCTCGCTTGGTGGACAACCACAGGGTCACAAGCAGCAAGAAGGCGATCAACGCACACCTGAAGGAAGCTACATTCTAGATTACAAAAAAGAAGACTCATCTTATTACCGCTCAATGCACGTCAGTTACCCCAACGCTAGCGATAAAGCCCGTGCGAAAGCTTTAGGTGTTTCGCCCGGTGGATTTATCATGGTTCATGGGCAACGCAACTATTTAGGCTGGCTTGCACCAATTATGCAACAGTTCGACTGGACTGATGGCTGTATTGCCCTTACCAACGCTGAAATGGATGAATTCATGGCGCTTGTGTCAGTCGGTACTGAGGTCCAAATTCAATGGTAA
- a CDS encoding ArsR/SmtB family transcription factor, with protein sequence MNQQEQLRLDSRAAILKALAHPTRLWLLEKLQQQEHCVCDLTDGADADISTVSKHLSVLKHAGIVSSRREGKQVYYRLETPCLMKLFSCVETVIEKNATKHAELLSCK encoded by the coding sequence ATGAATCAACAGGAGCAACTACGACTCGACTCTCGAGCCGCGATTTTAAAAGCGCTCGCTCATCCAACGCGGTTGTGGCTGCTAGAAAAGTTACAACAACAAGAGCATTGTGTGTGCGATTTAACTGATGGTGCAGATGCCGATATTTCAACGGTTTCAAAACATCTTTCGGTGCTTAAGCATGCCGGAATTGTTAGTAGCCGCCGTGAGGGTAAGCAAGTTTATTACCGTTTAGAAACGCCATGTTTAATGAAACTGTTTTCTTGTGTCGAGACTGTTATTGAAAAAAATGCGACAAAACATGCAGAGCTGTTGTCTTGCAAATAG
- a CDS encoding thioredoxin family protein: MKIEILGSGCKKCSNLATEVESVATELGVTFELTKVTDMAVILGYEVMSTPAIVIDGKVVCSGVIPSADEIKTLINQTG, encoded by the coding sequence ATGAAAATTGAAATTCTAGGCAGTGGATGTAAAAAATGTAGCAACTTGGCTACTGAGGTTGAGAGTGTAGCCACTGAGTTAGGCGTCACGTTTGAGCTGACTAAAGTGACTGATATGGCAGTTATTTTAGGTTATGAAGTGATGTCGACACCCGCAATAGTTATTGATGGCAAAGTGGTATGTTCAGGTGTTATCCCTTCTGCTGACGAAATTAAAACGCTAATCAATCAAACGGGCTAA
- a CDS encoding nitrophenyl compound nitroreductase subunit ArsF family protein, with translation MNLSHRITAWILPVIVVVCTAVPVVVANADTLLHPAPTQTPKLLLQEDQVLNVYYFHGNARCYSCKRIEELTNKSINSGYSSQLKQQKVILNIVNLEQEGNDHYIDDFQLITRSVVVAIEQQGGVVAYSRLDRVWDLISQPEQFTQYIYQEIDQLSVTTNSAKIQAHNLEKSTHG, from the coding sequence ATGAATTTATCTCATCGTATAACGGCTTGGATATTGCCGGTGATAGTCGTAGTTTGTACGGCTGTGCCTGTTGTCGTGGCTAATGCAGATACTTTGCTTCATCCAGCTCCAACTCAAACTCCTAAACTTTTATTACAAGAAGATCAGGTGCTGAATGTGTATTACTTTCATGGCAATGCACGTTGTTATTCTTGCAAACGAATCGAAGAGTTAACCAACAAATCAATTAATTCAGGTTATTCATCACAGCTTAAACAGCAAAAAGTGATACTGAATATTGTCAACTTAGAGCAGGAAGGTAACGATCATTATATTGATGATTTTCAATTAATAACTCGCTCAGTAGTGGTAGCCATTGAGCAGCAGGGAGGTGTAGTTGCATATAGCCGCCTCGATCGCGTTTGGGATCTTATTAGTCAGCCTGAACAGTTTACTCAGTATATTTATCAAGAAATTGATCAGCTATCTGTAACGACCAATAGCGCTAAAATCCAAGCTCACAACTTAGAGAAATCTACCCATGGCTGA
- a CDS encoding aromatic aminobenezylarsenical efflux permease ArsG family transporter, giving the protein MAEWFIVLSSALWFGVLTSISPCPLASNIAAVSFLSKQVDTPAQSISMGLFYCVGRMLSYILLAALLLYTATSAPRLSSFLQTQMNVIIGPILIVVGGCLLGWISLPTSNWSISHRLQKSLAGQGKLGALSLGSLFALSFCPTSAALFFASLLPLIIAQQSSLLIPSIYGFGTAIPVLMVALLLQFGSLKVASFYQKVTQVEMLARMASGGVFLLAGGFYCWLYIVPMLLG; this is encoded by the coding sequence ATGGCTGAGTGGTTTATCGTGCTAAGTAGCGCGTTGTGGTTTGGTGTGCTCACTTCCATATCACCTTGTCCGCTTGCAAGTAATATTGCTGCGGTGTCATTTTTAAGTAAGCAAGTCGATACGCCTGCACAGTCGATTTCAATGGGGTTATTTTATTGCGTTGGCAGAATGCTTAGCTACATTTTGTTGGCAGCACTATTACTATATACAGCAACTTCTGCTCCAAGGTTGTCTAGCTTTCTTCAAACTCAAATGAACGTGATAATCGGACCTATCTTAATCGTGGTTGGAGGGTGCCTTTTGGGTTGGATAAGTCTGCCAACAAGCAATTGGTCTATATCTCATAGACTTCAAAAATCGCTAGCTGGTCAAGGTAAGCTGGGGGCTTTATCACTAGGTAGTCTTTTTGCCTTGTCGTTTTGTCCTACATCTGCAGCTTTGTTTTTTGCTTCATTGCTGCCATTAATCATTGCACAGCAGTCTAGCTTACTTATCCCAAGTATTTACGGCTTTGGTACGGCAATCCCTGTGTTGATGGTTGCTCTGTTATTGCAATTTGGAAGTTTAAAAGTTGCCAGTTTTTATCAGAAAGTGACTCAGGTTGAAATGCTTGCGCGCATGGCATCAGGAGGTGTATTCCTGCTCGCTGGCGGCTTCTATTGCTGGCTTTATATTGTTCCTATGTTGTTGGGGTAG
- a CDS encoding permease translates to MFVWFSIFADWLVYEVLGLSNQTQFGTALHFFVEDTTKIFTLLIVMIYAIGWLRASLNVERVRGYLAGKPKFVGYTLGSGFGAITPFCSCSSIPVFLGFTSAGIPIGITMAFLLTSPLINEVAILLLFSLLGWEVTLIYVATGMAIGMIGGAVLDLLRAERWLQPLAAKAYGMGQKQAVQQAHLTDAPALTWLQRHQFAKSETSEIFSRVWKWVIVGVGLGAALHGFVPAGWLESHLGEGQWWSVPVATLMGIPLYANATGVIPVMESLLLQGVPLGTTMAFCMSTVAASFPEFIMLKQVMQWKLLALLFSLLLLSFTVLGWVLNLL, encoded by the coding sequence ATGTTTGTATGGTTTTCTATCTTTGCTGATTGGTTGGTTTATGAAGTTTTAGGGCTATCCAATCAGACGCAATTTGGTACCGCACTGCACTTCTTTGTTGAAGACACGACTAAGATTTTTACGCTATTGATTGTCATGATTTATGCGATCGGTTGGCTGCGCGCGTCACTGAATGTTGAGCGAGTCAGAGGATACCTCGCGGGAAAACCTAAATTTGTTGGTTATACCCTTGGCTCTGGTTTTGGGGCTATTACGCCATTTTGCTCTTGTTCAAGTATTCCAGTGTTTCTGGGGTTTACTTCGGCAGGGATACCGATTGGCATTACTATGGCTTTTTTACTCACTTCACCACTGATCAACGAAGTCGCCATACTGCTTCTTTTTAGTTTACTAGGATGGGAAGTTACGCTCATTTATGTGGCGACAGGTATGGCAATCGGTATGATTGGTGGAGCAGTGCTTGATCTATTAAGAGCGGAGCGTTGGTTGCAACCTTTAGCGGCTAAGGCATATGGGATGGGACAAAAGCAAGCCGTGCAGCAAGCTCATTTAACCGATGCACCAGCATTGACTTGGTTGCAACGTCACCAGTTTGCAAAGTCCGAAACCTCGGAAATATTTTCTCGGGTATGGAAGTGGGTCATAGTTGGTGTTGGTCTAGGAGCTGCTTTGCATGGCTTTGTTCCAGCGGGGTGGCTTGAGTCACACTTAGGGGAAGGGCAATGGTGGTCAGTGCCTGTTGCCACGTTAATGGGGATCCCACTCTACGCCAATGCTACAGGAGTGATCCCCGTAATGGAGAGCTTATTGCTTCAAGGCGTCCCTCTTGGCACTACTATGGCATTCTGCATGAGCACGGTAGCGGCAAGCTTCCCTGAATTCATCATGTTAAAACAAGTGATGCAATGGAAGTTGCTTGCTTTGTTGTTTAGCTTACTGCTGCTGTCATTTACAGTATTAGGATGGGTACTTAATTTACTTTAG
- a CDS encoding multiheme c-type cytochrome: MKKIFKYAIPAMLGFSCFASQAAWDDDKGCMSCHEGIEQFSDVDMMADLTCVDCHNGNGKATDQKKAHTNMWANPTDLRVVDETCGSCHADEVEKAKTSIHATMSGMISGTRYNFGSQTRDSIYATYDVKALKTGREGTVASLKQLPSYHPNKPESDTNSPGDDYLRNQCLRCHLWSDGHQRDGDYRASGCAACHVEYSNAATYEGGDKAIDKTQKDRPRKHKMTTKVSVDQCQHCHNRGGRTGVSYKGMMESDGYGTPYTETGGKQGKLHGKHYNFLEADLHFDAGMSCIDCHTKDEMHGDGYLYTKKHLAVEIRCESCHGSTKSDATLKTARDNPLNNVKREGTKVILTTKNDGKQLEVPQLFANPNLSKEGQVAMVKIAGHMEKLECSTCHAAWAPQCYGCHATQNVGKPNGDWLDGSSIDESAKGKKSNLNKKAYSWSESRSYVRWEMPALGINSRGKVSTFVPGCQVFLTQVDGEKALVNNKTYTTKDGTSGLSHNPIQPHTMSKRSRTCEECHTNPKVLGLGSGVYDIERNFPEGQAPAFELERFVDEDGKQLQSTSHEGARPFNKQEMDNIRRVGSCLACHGSDEINANGKAPDDITHMKVIQRMVEKAN; the protein is encoded by the coding sequence ATGAAAAAGATATTCAAATATGCCATTCCAGCAATGCTTGGATTCAGCTGTTTTGCCAGCCAAGCCGCCTGGGACGACGATAAAGGATGTATGAGCTGTCATGAGGGGATTGAACAATTCTCTGATGTCGACATGATGGCAGACTTAACCTGTGTGGATTGCCATAACGGTAATGGCAAAGCCACAGATCAAAAAAAGGCGCACACAAACATGTGGGCCAACCCGACTGACTTACGAGTTGTTGATGAAACCTGTGGCTCATGCCACGCCGACGAAGTAGAAAAAGCTAAGACCTCAATCCACGCGACCATGTCAGGGATGATCTCAGGCACTCGCTACAACTTCGGCTCGCAAACTCGCGACTCCATCTACGCTACATACGATGTTAAAGCGCTGAAAACCGGCCGAGAAGGCACGGTAGCGAGTCTGAAGCAATTACCGAGCTACCATCCCAACAAACCAGAATCTGACACTAACTCACCAGGTGATGACTACCTCAGAAACCAATGTTTACGTTGCCATTTATGGAGTGATGGCCACCAGCGTGATGGCGACTACCGCGCCTCTGGCTGTGCAGCTTGTCACGTAGAATACAGCAATGCGGCTACCTATGAAGGTGGCGATAAAGCAATCGATAAAACCCAAAAAGATCGCCCAAGAAAACACAAGATGACCACTAAGGTATCGGTTGATCAATGTCAGCATTGTCACAACCGCGGTGGACGCACGGGTGTGAGCTACAAGGGTATGATGGAGTCAGATGGCTACGGCACACCTTATACAGAAACTGGTGGTAAACAAGGTAAGTTACATGGCAAGCACTACAACTTCTTAGAAGCTGATTTGCACTTTGATGCGGGCATGAGCTGTATCGATTGTCACACCAAAGACGAAATGCATGGCGACGGTTACCTGTATACCAAAAAGCATCTAGCAGTGGAGATCCGCTGTGAATCCTGCCACGGTAGCACCAAGTCAGATGCGACACTAAAAACCGCACGCGATAATCCGCTCAACAATGTAAAACGCGAGGGCACTAAAGTCATTCTTACCACTAAGAATGACGGTAAGCAGCTAGAAGTACCTCAGCTATTTGCTAACCCAAACCTTTCTAAAGAAGGTCAGGTCGCGATGGTGAAAATTGCTGGCCACATGGAAAAACTTGAATGCTCTACCTGCCACGCAGCCTGGGCGCCACAATGTTACGGTTGTCACGCAACCCAAAACGTTGGCAAACCAAACGGCGACTGGTTAGATGGTTCAAGTATCGATGAGTCTGCAAAAGGTAAAAAATCTAACCTGAATAAGAAAGCCTACAGCTGGAGTGAGTCACGCTCATACGTGCGCTGGGAAATGCCGGCACTGGGCATTAACAGCCGCGGCAAGGTATCCACCTTTGTACCAGGCTGTCAGGTATTTTTAACTCAGGTTGACGGTGAAAAGGCGTTAGTGAATAACAAGACTTACACTACCAAAGACGGCACCAGTGGATTGTCTCACAACCCGATTCAGCCGCATACCATGAGCAAGCGCTCACGCACCTGTGAAGAGTGTCACACCAACCCTAAAGTACTCGGCCTTGGCAGTGGTGTATACGACATTGAGCGCAACTTCCCAGAGGGACAAGCTCCAGCATTTGAGCTAGAGCGGTTTGTAGATGAAGATGGCAAGCAACTACAATCTACCTCACATGAAGGCGCACGCCCATTCAACAAACAAGAAATGGACAACATCCGCCGCGTCGGCTCATGCCTCGCCTGCCACGGCAGCGATGAAATCAATGCCAACGGCAAAGCGCCAGATGACATCACCCACATGAAAGTCATTCAGCGCATGGTAGAAAAAGCCAACTAA
- a CDS encoding S24/S26 family peptidase — protein sequence MFGFRIWRVDGQSMLPAIPPGSFALVRTWFNKAKLKPQQKLLIKHRRFGYIVKTLVDIDADGQLWCRGENDASVTMEQIGHVNPSQVLGQIVYIFKPN from the coding sequence GTGTTTGGCTTTCGAATCTGGCGAGTAGACGGACAGAGCATGCTGCCGGCAATCCCTCCTGGCAGCTTTGCTTTGGTGCGCACCTGGTTCAACAAAGCCAAATTGAAACCGCAACAAAAGCTGCTAATCAAACATCGCCGCTTTGGTTACATAGTAAAGACCCTGGTCGACATTGATGCCGACGGCCAACTTTGGTGTCGCGGTGAAAACGATGCGAGTGTCACTATGGAGCAAATAGGTCACGTCAATCCCTCCCAAGTTTTAGGCCAAATTGTTTATATATTTAAGCCGAACTAA
- the sodN gene encoding superoxide dismutase, Ni: MMYKLLAKLDAKKPFNRASAHCDIPCKIYDPSAAQIAVLSMIRMVDLLDELTAAETLTTKQQATFARLVNEKEAEGKKVKEEVLVIWGDYFKKPQLEAFPEIHQLTHEIMLATSFAKQHIDRAATVELLNKVNRFADIFWQTKGVNTYTATCPYPPAEQVIYPDLKG; the protein is encoded by the coding sequence ATGATGTATAAACTATTGGCTAAATTGGATGCGAAAAAGCCATTTAACCGCGCGTCAGCGCACTGTGATATACCTTGTAAAATCTATGATCCCAGCGCCGCGCAAATTGCTGTGTTGAGCATGATAAGAATGGTTGACCTATTGGATGAATTAACCGCTGCAGAAACACTTACCACTAAACAGCAAGCCACTTTCGCGCGCTTAGTTAACGAGAAAGAAGCCGAAGGCAAAAAGGTCAAAGAAGAAGTACTCGTCATCTGGGGCGACTACTTCAAAAAGCCTCAACTTGAGGCTTTTCCTGAGATCCACCAGCTAACTCACGAGATTATGCTTGCCACTTCATTCGCCAAGCAACATATCGACCGCGCCGCAACAGTTGAACTGCTTAACAAGGTTAATCGCTTCGCGGATATCTTTTGGCAAACTAAAGGGGTCAACACCTATACAGCGACTTGCCCATACCCACCAGCAGAGCAAGTTATCTACCCAGACCTAAAAGGCTAG